The Listeria swaminathanii genome has a window encoding:
- the prfA gene encoding peptide chain release factor 1, producing the protein MYDRLQAVEDRYDELNELLSDPDVVSDPKRLRDLSKEQSGITATVEAYREYKNVNEQIDETKELLGEKLDDEMREMAKEEFAELQKEKTELEERLKLLLVPKDPNDDKNVILEIRGAAGGDEAALFAGDLFRMYSKYAESRGWKVEIMDANPTGIGGYKEIIAMMNGNDAFSRMKYENGAHRVQRVPETESGGRIHTSTATVAILPEAEEVEIELHDKDIRTDTFASTGAGGQSVNTTMSAVRLTHIPTGIVVSMQDERSQLKNKDKAMKVLRARVYDKFEREAREEYDANRKSAVGTGDRSERIRTYNYPQNRVTDHRIGLTIQKLDQIMEGKLDEIIDALILEDQTSKLEHLNDAN; encoded by the coding sequence ATGTATGATCGATTACAGGCGGTGGAAGACCGTTACGATGAATTAAATGAACTACTAAGCGATCCAGATGTAGTATCTGATCCAAAGCGACTACGTGACCTTTCTAAAGAGCAGTCCGGCATTACGGCGACAGTAGAAGCGTACCGCGAATACAAAAACGTGAACGAACAAATTGACGAAACAAAAGAACTTCTAGGCGAAAAACTGGACGATGAAATGCGCGAAATGGCGAAAGAAGAATTCGCGGAACTTCAAAAAGAAAAAACCGAACTAGAAGAACGTCTAAAATTATTACTCGTTCCAAAAGATCCAAACGATGACAAAAACGTTATTTTAGAAATTCGCGGAGCAGCTGGTGGAGATGAAGCGGCTTTATTTGCGGGCGATTTATTCCGGATGTACAGCAAATACGCTGAATCACGAGGCTGGAAAGTAGAAATTATGGACGCTAATCCAACTGGTATTGGCGGCTACAAAGAAATTATTGCAATGATGAACGGAAATGATGCCTTTTCCCGAATGAAATATGAAAATGGTGCGCACCGTGTTCAACGTGTTCCAGAAACAGAGTCAGGTGGCCGAATTCATACATCAACAGCAACAGTTGCCATTTTGCCAGAAGCGGAAGAAGTGGAAATTGAGCTGCATGATAAAGATATTCGTACAGATACATTTGCATCTACTGGTGCCGGTGGACAAAGTGTCAATACAACGATGTCAGCTGTACGTTTAACGCATATTCCGACCGGGATTGTCGTTTCGATGCAAGATGAACGTTCTCAGTTGAAAAACAAAGATAAAGCGATGAAAGTCTTGCGTGCACGTGTTTATGATAAATTTGAACGTGAAGCTCGCGAGGAATACGACGCAAACCGTAAGTCAGCTGTAGGAACGGGTGACCGCTCAGAACGTATCCGAACTTACAACTATCCACAAAATCGCGTGACCGACCACCGTATCGGTTTAACGATCCAAAAATTAGATCAAATCATGGAAGGCAAACTCGATGAAATCATTGACGCGCTAATCCTAGAAGATCAAACAAGTAAATTGGAGCATTTAAATGACGCAAATTAG
- the prmC gene encoding peptide chain release factor N(5)-glutamine methyltransferase yields the protein MTQISQLLKNAEAILLEKGLDQNAAEILLETRMGLSRSELWMEIGRELEPNHEKQFEEDFARYLAGEPVQYILKTAPFYGYDFLVTEDVLIPRPETEELVACAEAFLKKHPLNNVLDVCTGSGIIAIALKKAFPNITVTASDISAPALAVAKKNAALLNADVRFVETDLLEAFKQNNERFDMIVANPPYISEAEKAEMSDYVLKNEPSLALFAENDGLAIYERFVDNLKYVLNPSFWVGVEIGYTQGERVKQLFEKSYPHSTVLIHKDINSKDRYVTCSNILV from the coding sequence ATGACGCAAATTAGTCAATTGCTAAAAAATGCGGAAGCCATCCTTCTTGAAAAAGGCTTGGATCAAAATGCAGCGGAAATTTTACTCGAAACCAGAATGGGGCTTTCGCGTTCTGAGCTTTGGATGGAAATAGGTCGGGAACTCGAACCGAATCATGAAAAGCAATTCGAGGAAGATTTTGCCAGATATTTGGCGGGAGAACCAGTACAATATATTTTAAAAACAGCGCCTTTTTATGGATATGATTTTTTAGTGACGGAAGATGTTCTTATTCCGCGTCCTGAAACAGAAGAATTGGTCGCTTGTGCGGAAGCCTTTTTGAAAAAGCATCCATTAAATAATGTATTAGATGTTTGCACAGGGAGCGGGATTATCGCCATTGCGCTAAAAAAAGCATTTCCGAATATTACCGTAACTGCTTCGGATATATCAGCTCCAGCACTTGCGGTGGCGAAAAAGAATGCGGCCTTGTTAAATGCGGACGTCCGTTTTGTGGAAACAGATTTGCTTGAAGCTTTCAAACAAAACAATGAGCGATTTGATATGATTGTCGCGAATCCGCCATATATTTCTGAGGCTGAAAAAGCAGAAATGTCGGATTATGTCTTGAAAAACGAACCATCTTTAGCATTATTTGCAGAAAATGATGGGCTTGCTATCTATGAACGATTTGTGGATAACTTAAAATATGTCCTGAATCCGTCCTTTTGGGTAGGTGTGGAGATAGGTTATACACAAGGCGAACGAGTAAAACAATTATTTGAAAAAAGTTATCCACATTCCACTGTGCTTATCCACAAAGATATCAATTCAAAAGATCGCTACGTAACATGCTCAAACATATTGGTATAA
- a CDS encoding L-threonylcarbamoyladenylate synthase → MQTIHWKINEQQSNQPIYQEAAELLQNGECVAFPTETVYGLGADATNQAAIQKIYAAKGRPSDNPLIVHIARREQMDQFVASYPPKAVQLMEKFWPGPLTVILPLKEDSLAANVSAGLSTVGVRMPEHPVSLELIKVANIPVAAPSANRSGKPSPTTANHVIEDLDGKIAGIIDGGPTGVGLESTVIDCSLEVPIILRPGGITKEQIERVIGSVDSSTNSANETEKPKAPGMKYTHYAPKAPVYLIEGSINFWQSEINKAEAAHKKLGILATKELTSELTTTAVIQTTGSIDALDEIATSLYNGLRAFDHADVDIIFAEVYPETELGAAIMNRLEKAAGNRRISE, encoded by the coding sequence ATGCAAACCATTCATTGGAAAATAAACGAACAACAATCAAATCAACCCATCTATCAAGAAGCCGCTGAACTACTACAAAATGGTGAATGCGTGGCTTTCCCAACTGAAACAGTGTATGGCCTTGGAGCGGACGCGACAAACCAAGCTGCCATTCAAAAAATATACGCTGCAAAGGGTCGCCCGTCAGATAATCCGCTAATTGTCCACATCGCCCGACGCGAACAAATGGATCAATTTGTAGCGAGTTATCCACCGAAAGCCGTCCAATTGATGGAGAAATTTTGGCCAGGCCCATTAACGGTGATTCTCCCTTTGAAAGAAGATAGTTTAGCAGCCAATGTTTCTGCTGGTTTATCCACAGTCGGCGTCCGCATGCCAGAACATCCAGTAAGTCTTGAATTAATAAAAGTCGCCAATATTCCAGTAGCAGCCCCGAGCGCGAATCGTTCTGGTAAACCAAGCCCAACTACTGCTAACCATGTAATAGAAGATTTAGATGGAAAAATTGCTGGAATTATCGATGGTGGCCCGACCGGTGTCGGCTTAGAATCAACCGTTATTGATTGCTCGCTAGAAGTGCCTATCATCTTGCGCCCGGGTGGCATTACAAAAGAACAAATTGAACGAGTAATCGGCTCAGTGGACTCCTCTACAAATAGTGCAAATGAAACAGAAAAACCGAAAGCGCCAGGCATGAAATACACACACTACGCGCCGAAAGCCCCAGTTTATCTTATTGAAGGTTCTATCAATTTTTGGCAAAGTGAAATAAATAAAGCCGAAGCTGCACATAAAAAATTGGGCATTTTAGCAACGAAAGAATTGACGAGCGAACTAACAACAACGGCGGTCATTCAAACAACGGGCAGCATTGACGCCTTGGATGAAATTGCCACTAGCCTTTATAATGGTTTGCGAGCTTTTGATCATGCGGATGTGGATATCATTTTTGCGGAAGTTTACCCTGAAACAGAACTTGGGGCGGCGATTATGAACCGATTAGAAAAAGCTGCTGGAAATAGGAGGATTAGCGAATGA
- a CDS encoding low molecular weight protein arginine phosphatase: MNVLFVCTGNTCRSPLAEKILQNLRPDLTVRSAGTRALDGDAISENSRQILAQMNLPTTHTAKKTTQNDIDWADQIYVMTQNHQAELKSIFPKASDKIELISEDGTDIPDPYGGPIEQYEITYYELKSAISERFL, translated from the coding sequence ATGAACGTATTATTTGTTTGTACAGGTAACACTTGCCGAAGCCCATTAGCTGAGAAAATTTTGCAAAACTTGCGGCCGGATTTAACGGTTCGTTCAGCAGGGACGCGTGCCTTGGACGGGGATGCTATCTCTGAAAACTCGCGCCAAATTCTCGCGCAAATGAATTTACCAACTACGCACACAGCCAAAAAAACCACACAGAATGATATTGATTGGGCAGACCAAATCTACGTAATGACCCAAAATCATCAAGCGGAACTCAAAAGCATTTTTCCAAAAGCGAGTGATAAAATAGAATTAATTTCTGAAGATGGAACGGATATTCCGGATCCGTACGGTGGACCAATTGAGCAATACGAAATTACCTATTACGAACTAAAAAGTGCAATTTCCGAACGTTTTCTATAA